A stretch of DNA from Candidatus Pseudomonas phytovorans:
TGCATGCGGATCGATTCGGCGAGGTAACGGTAGCTCTCCGAGTCATTGGTGATCAGCTTGCCGGCCAGCGGCATGAAGGCGAACGAGTAGGCGTCGTAGGCCTTGGACATCAGCTTGTTGGTCGGTTTGGAGAATTCCAGGATCAACAGGCGGCCACCGGGCTTGAGCACGCGCAGCATCGAACGGATGGCTTCGTCCTTGTGGGTGACGTTGCGCAGGCCGAAGGCAATGGTCACGCAGTCGAAGTGGTTGTCCGGGAACGGCAGCTTTTCAGCGTCGGCCTGAACGAACTCGATGTTGCCGGCCACGCCACGGTCGAGCAGGCGGTCACGGCCAACCTTGAGCATCGAATCGTTGATGTCGGCCAATACTACTTGCCCAGTCGGGCCGACCAGGCGCGAGAACTTGGCGGCCAGGTCACCGGTACCGCCGGCGATGTCCAGCACCCGGTTGCCGCTGCGCACGCCCGACAGCTCGATGGTAAAGCGCTTCCACAGGCGGTGCATGCCGCCGGACAGCACGTCGTTCATCAAGTCGTACTTGGCGGCCACGGAATGGAACACTTCGGCGACTTTTTTCGCCTTCTGGCTCTCAGGGACGTCTGCGTAGCCGAAATGGGTGGTGGGTTCGGCGTGGTCGCCTTTGCGCTGGTCGTTCATATCGCTTCACCGGAAAAAATTACCGCCATTCTAGGGCGAACGGGCGGATTTGTCTTGGCGGGGTGTGCCAGTGGGCAGGGGCGGGCATAATGCCAATTATGTCTTCATCTTCAGGAACACCCGCATGACCCAGATCAGCGTCGAACGCAAACACTCCCTCGGCCGCGATGCTGCCCGTGCCAAGGCAGAAGCGCTGGTCGACAAGCTCAGCCGCGAATATGACCTCAAGGCCACCTGGAACGGTGACCGGGTCGACGTGGCACGCAGCGGTGCAAACGGCAGCGTGCACATCGGCGAAGACAGCATCCGCGTGGAGCTGAAGCTCGGCATGATGCTGTCGATGATGAGCGGCACCATCAAGGGCGAAATCGAGCGGGCGCTGGAAAAGGCGCTGGCCTGATACCTGCTGCTGTCAGTTGTCGGGGAACGGGATAAGGTCCTCGATCTGCTCCAGGCGCAGATCGCCCCGATAGATGTCATAACGCTCCGTGGCGGCCAGTGCCCGCTGCAGACGCTCGTCACGGCTCATGGCGTTCGGGAACTTCAAATGGCCTTTCGCAAAGCGGCGCGCAGCGGCACTGGCGCTCGTGTAGTGGAAATGCGCTTCCCAAAGCTTCTGCCTGGGTTGCAGGCGATCAATGTCATAGACATCCAGATAGTCGTTGGCCTTGAGCTTCTTGCGGCGTTTGCTCAGCCTGACCTCGACTTCGTCTGCTTGCACCAGGAAACGCAAGGCCCTGCTGTCCGGGTGCCGGGTGCCAAGGTAGGCGCTGGTCAGCAGGCGTTGTTTTTCTGCCTTTACTTCGTCAATCGCCTGCTCCAGCCGGCTGGCCAGTGAATGCCCTTGCTCCGGGCCGGTTCGCAACTGCACGGCGACCTCAGACATGTCCTGCACATAGAAATCAAGCAGGTCGGCCAGGCTGTTGGGCCCGTCCAGGTGGCGGGAGGCGTGGGCGATCCTGGCGGCTTTCTGGGCCAGCAGGTCATTGCCGGTACGGCGCAGGCGAGCGTAGTCAGGTGCGGGCACCCTTTGCGGCACCGCTTCCCAGTGATCGCCCTGTTGCTGATAGCGGGTAATGGTCTGTTCGGTCAGCGGGTCGATCTGCACGGCTTCGCTGCCCTCCTCAGCCTCCTCGACGACCAGGGCTCGGCCCCGGCTGGTGCGGATGATCTTGCGTCTGGCAGGGCGTACCTTATGG
This window harbors:
- the ubiE gene encoding bifunctional demethylmenaquinone methyltransferase/2-methoxy-6-polyprenyl-1,4-benzoquinol methylase UbiE — its product is MNDQRKGDHAEPTTHFGYADVPESQKAKKVAEVFHSVAAKYDLMNDVLSGGMHRLWKRFTIELSGVRSGNRVLDIAGGTGDLAAKFSRLVGPTGQVVLADINDSMLKVGRDRLLDRGVAGNIEFVQADAEKLPFPDNHFDCVTIAFGLRNVTHKDEAIRSMLRVLKPGGRLLILEFSKPTNKLMSKAYDAYSFAFMPLAGKLITNDSESYRYLAESIRMHPDQETLKSMMVDAGFDRVTYHNMTSGIVAVHRGIKP
- a CDS encoding polyhydroxyalkanoic acid system family protein → MTQISVERKHSLGRDAARAKAEALVDKLSREYDLKATWNGDRVDVARSGANGSVHIGEDSIRVELKLGMMLSMMSGTIKGEIERALEKALA